Part of the Geoalkalibacter ferrihydriticus DSM 17813 genome is shown below.
CAAAAATGCAAGATCGCCGGAGGCGGACCGGTCGCGATTTTCCCCCTCACCAGAAATCCCAGGCCCCGGCGGAAAGGACATAAAGGCCCAGTAGCAGATTGGTGACCACATGGGCGCAAATTGGCGCCCACAGGTCGCGGGTGCGAAGATAGAGCCAGCCGTAGGCGGCGCCTGCCATCATGCCCACCAGCCAGCGATCGTGCTCAAGGCCGAAGAGCACAACGGTAAGCCAGAAGGCCCAGGCCAGGTAGCGTCCTGGATCGACCTTGAGGAACTCGCGCTCGATGAGCCAGCGATAGAGAAAGCCGCGCCAAAAAAATTCCTCGATGGCGGCAATCACCAGCGCCGAGCCGAGCAGGCGTGCCAGAGTCAGGGGCCAGCCCGCCGCCGAAGGGGCGTAGGGGCTGTCCGCCACGGGCGGGTGGGCCGACCAGGGCGGCATGATGCCCCATTGCCGGTAGAATTGCTCGACGGCGGGCCAGGATTGCCACAGAGCCAGTTCCGGAAGAATCCAGAGCACGCAGACCAGTGCGCCGACCGCCGCGGCCAGGGGCAGGTGGCGTGGGTCGGGGCGTGGATAGTAGCGCCAGGGGCGACACCACAGAACCAGGGACAGACATACCGCGGCGCGCACCGCGTAGGCCCAAGCCGTGCGTGGCAGCAGCTCCATGAGCACCAGCCAGGCGACAAAAGGGGCGATGTGATCAAAGAGCGCGCGGCGGCCGCTGGTAGTTACGGATGAGGTCATGGAAAATCCGACAAAAGGAATCAACGAATACGGTGCCGGAAAATATGTTACCAGGCAGAGGCCGGTTTGTCCCGGCCCGACGGATAAAATGTCAGGGAAGGTTCCAGCAGCGCTCACATATCGTTGAAGGCAAAGCGCTGGATGAGCATTTCAATGGCATCGATATCGCCGGGATCGGCGATCAGTGAGCGAAAGCCGGCCTCGAAAAAGTCGTCGTTGCGGGCTTTGCGGCTCCACATGCAGGTCGCATCGAAGAGAATATTGCTGCGACCGAGAATCTCGGCGGGCAGCGACATGCGGCATTTATAGGTCCGATCGGGAGCGATGGGCGTTTCGCTGATCAGCATCATGCCTTCAACGGTAATGTCGACCAGTCGCCCCAACAGCCGTCCTGACTCCAGATCATAGACTTCCAGATAATAGATGGTGTTGCGGCGTTTTTGGGAACGCTTATCCGCGCTATTCTGGGTCATGGGATGCTCCTCTGCTCTCAGGATAGTGTCTTTGTTGAATGTAATTAAATCCACCTTATCCGTCAACTTTATTGTTGTCTTTGCGCGTCAGCGACGCAGACCCACCCTTATGCCCGCAAGGGCCACACCAGCGGCAGAATCAGCAGGATGGTCGCCAAGACCACCAGGGTCAAGGGAATGCCGACTTTGAGATAGTCGCTGAAGCGGTAGCCGCCGGGGCCCATGATTAATATGTTGGCCGCGTGGGAAAAGGGTGACATGAGGCTCGCCGATGCCATGGCGACGCCCATGGTCAGAGCTTCGGGGGATGTGCCGGTGGGCGCGGCGATGCTGAAAACGATGGGAACCAGCAACACCACCAGGGCCGCGGGCGGCAGAAAACAGGTGCCGACGGCGGTAAAAAAAATCAGGGCCGCAAGCAGCGCTTTAGGGCCAAAGGGTGCGGTGCCTGCCGTCAGGATTTCGGCGAGAAGGTGTGCCGCTCCGCTCTGCTCGAGAGCCGTGCCCAAAGGCAGCAACCCGGCAATGAGAAGAATGGCCCTCCATTCAATGGCGCGGTAAGCCTCGTTCATGGTCAGGCAGCCGCTGAGGATCATGGCCGAAGCGCCCAGCAGCGCGGCAATATAGATGGGTAGCCAGCCGAGAAGAACCGGGATCAGCACCGCCGCCAGAATCGCCAGGGATCTGCCGAGGCGGTCGCGCCGGGGAGGCTCCTGAACGTCTTGGGTCAGCACTAGAAAATCGCTGTCGCGGGCCAACTGGGAGAAGCGGTCGCGCGAGCCGTAAACGAGCAGGGCGTCTCCGAAATTCAGTGGCAGGTCGCGCAGGCCCGAGCGATAAGCGCGACCAGTACGCCACAAAGCGATGACGCTAAGACCGAATTTTTCACGAAAATGAAGGTCGCGCAGGGTTTTGCCCGCCAGCCGCGAATGCGGGGAAAGCACCACTTCCATAAGGCCTACATCGGTGGTCTCCAGGTCGGTTTCCTCGGGCGCGAGTTGATGTTGCACGTCAAGGCCTTCAAGGCCCTGGAGCAGCAGCAGGTCGGCACGTCGGCCGGTCACGGCGAGGCGGTCGTCGACCTCCAGGGTTGCTTCGGGAGAGGGCAGCAAAATGTGTTGCTGGTCGCGCAGGATCCCGACGACCCGCAGGCCCAGGGCATCGCCCAGGGCGCAATCGTGCAGGGTGCGCCCTGCAAGGCCGCCCGAAGCGCTGAGCCTGAGAGTGAGAAGGTTGTGCTGTAGTTCTCGGTGGCCGGCAAGCTCGCTTCGTTCCAGAACCGCGAACTGGGTGAAAATGGGATTCTGCGCCAGTTCCTTGAGGGTTTGTCGGGGTCCTTGCACAAGCAGGGTGTCCTCGGCGGCAAAGCAGTAATCCCCCAGGCTTTGCGGCTGAGCGGAAGTCCCGCGCAGGGCACTGAGAAGGTTGACGCCGAAACGATGAAAAAATCGCGCCTCGCGCAGGCTCATGCCGATCAGGTCGGCGTTCTCCGCAAGTATCATCCGGGCAATGCCGATATCCTCGGAAATCAACTGGTCGGCCCCGCAGCCCTCCTGCTCCACGGCCAGGTTGCGCCAGCCGCGCAACTCTTCCATGCGTTCCAGGCGCCCCTGCACCACCAGCCGGTCGCCGCTGTGGACGACGGTGTCGGGTCCCGGCGCCATGAGAGTGCGGCCGTCGCGCAGAATTTCCAGCACTGAGAGGCCCAGCGCCGGACCGAAGCGACACTGGGCGAGGCTTTTGCCGGAGATGTCCGAGAAGGGGGGGATGCGCATGAGAAACATGCGTTCGCGCAGATCATAGCGGTCGCGCAAATTGACCTCGGTTGTTCGCGACGCCC
Proteins encoded:
- a CDS encoding CAAX prenyl protease-related protein, whose product is MTSSVTTSGRRALFDHIAPFVAWLVLMELLPRTAWAYAVRAAVCLSLVLWCRPWRYYPRPDPRHLPLAAAVGALVCVLWILPELALWQSWPAVEQFYRQWGIMPPWSAHPPVADSPYAPSAAGWPLTLARLLGSALVIAAIEEFFWRGFLYRWLIEREFLKVDPGRYLAWAFWLTVVLFGLEHDRWLVGMMAGAAYGWLYLRTRDLWAPICAHVVTNLLLGLYVLSAGAWDFW
- a CDS encoding PilZ domain-containing protein, producing the protein MTQNSADKRSQKRRNTIYYLEVYDLESGRLLGRLVDITVEGMMLISETPIAPDRTYKCRMSLPAEILGRSNILFDATCMWSRKARNDDFFEAGFRSLIADPGDIDAIEMLIQRFAFNDM
- a CDS encoding SLC13 family permease: MTTAMVLALAILAVTLVLLISGRVPAEVVALLVLGTLPVVGLITPTEAIAGFSSPAVVTLGAIFILSGGLTRTGVGDLLGAQMLRVAGHGEAALVAVIMTTAALLSAIMNNVAVAALMLPVVMDIARKSGNAPSRLLMPLAYGALLGGLMTQIGTPPNILISVAMEEHGRPGFGMFDFTPVGGAILLAGIAFMTLIGRHLLPRRDPAGASRTTEVNLRDRYDLRERMFLMRIPPFSDISGKSLAQCRFGPALGLSVLEILRDGRTLMAPGPDTVVHSGDRLVVQGRLERMEELRGWRNLAVEQEGCGADQLISEDIGIARMILAENADLIGMSLREARFFHRFGVNLLSALRGTSAQPQSLGDYCFAAEDTLLVQGPRQTLKELAQNPIFTQFAVLERSELAGHRELQHNLLTLRLSASGGLAGRTLHDCALGDALGLRVVGILRDQQHILLPSPEATLEVDDRLAVTGRRADLLLLQGLEGLDVQHQLAPEETDLETTDVGLMEVVLSPHSRLAGKTLRDLHFREKFGLSVIALWRTGRAYRSGLRDLPLNFGDALLVYGSRDRFSQLARDSDFLVLTQDVQEPPRRDRLGRSLAILAAVLIPVLLGWLPIYIAALLGASAMILSGCLTMNEAYRAIEWRAILLIAGLLPLGTALEQSGAAHLLAEILTAGTAPFGPKALLAALIFFTAVGTCFLPPAALVVLLVPIVFSIAAPTGTSPEALTMGVAMASASLMSPFSHAANILIMGPGGYRFSDYLKVGIPLTLVVLATILLILPLVWPLRA